The following nucleotide sequence is from Monomorium pharaonis isolate MP-MQ-018 unplaced genomic scaffold, ASM1337386v2 scaffold_577, whole genome shotgun sequence.
GCTAGACCAATCATGTCCTTTAACTTCAGCCAGCTCTGCCGAAGATGAAAACTTAATTGGATGTACGCCCGCTTTGCGCCGCCGAAGACAAAGTGAAAAATAGTGACAGACGCTAGTCAGCTGAATCTGCAGTTCCAAAGACCACAACATAGAGCAAGACCGCAATCGGAAGTATTACCAAGACTTTCTCCGAGGGTAGTACCTTCGCATCTTTTACGGGAACCTGGTAAAAAGTCCGAAGAGAGCAGTGAAAAGTGATTCTAACAGCAGTGGACCGCCAAAATCTTCTCGTcaaccaccaccaccacctgCATCGTTACCACCTCACATAGCAGAAAATAATGCTAGGTAAATATACTTACAAATGTGTCTGACTTGTATAAATAGTTTATAGTTggacatttaatatttctttaattttatacatgccactatatgtaaaattaactaaaactattatatatcaAGAATATAATCTCTCTTCTGTGATTgtagatatcaatttttataattatagatgCCGCCGTTATTGGCCCATACCAGACGCACCGGTTGCTAGTAGAGAATCGTGAGGTTTGATATTCAAAATGACAAATAGCCTCAGTTTATGTTAGGattgagaaatttttactGCTCAACCATGTGAGAATGTGATATTTGGGGCACCGAAAACACGCAATTCTTTTGTCGATAATACACGTATAatcgaatatataaaaattttagtaaagatGCATATCTATATATCTGCAGAGATAGAACATAGCTATTCATTTCTTAACGCGCGAAGATATAAACTATCTAAACGCGTATTCTCTCAAATAATTTGCAGCTTTAATTAACtattctttaaattctttttaaaatgtttttcttattatttttgggGCATGTgctcaataatttttagtaaattgaaaataaagatgtaTATGATATTACTTTCAGTGTACAAGCAGTACAATAATCTAGTGATAGTAGAGATGGTCgctttttaagatatattattttctttataacagTTGTcacatttatgttataaacttgttaattcagtatctttaaatttatacacacgtatggtattatatatatatctttttgcaTATCTGTTCGATTTCcataatttgatttatgcacatgatattttttatgtccATCTATGTGTTACCAGAACTTAtgcttttattaaatctagTAGTTTTCTTTACATGGAAATATCGAATGCACTTAGCTgtaatttatctatattatataatacaaatatccTGTATAGAAGAGCAGATTTtgtaagatttataattttcttagtaataactgtacaaaaaatataaacatattttgttataattataaattattacaactaCTGTTGTACActgaaacatattttatttgttgaatAGTAATacgaatattttaatgaaagtaATGAGTGctcgataatttattaattaaaattatactctCCGATTTATGAGCGTgctttaaattattagtatttagAATTGCTATCTTGCAATGAGCATAAAtcacgtaataataaaataaaatcgagtTTCGTGGATGGTATAAAAAAGTATGGATAATTAGATATGATTTAGCACTGCAAGAAAAAAATGGGTTTAACAAAATGGctttagaataattataaaattcggGCCAGATGTACTAGTCTCCTTATTATAGCCCATTATTAAAGTGagcaaaatgcaattttttcatGTATACAAGATATCTCAAACTATCTGAAGTCTTTTTAAAACAGATTTTGTGGCCAGTTAggaatcgatttttttttaacaaaaagatgtaaaagaaaataattaatttattacaacttctcaatttgtttgaattacttatttttttaactgacTTAAAATTTCACCAAAATGTGTGAAATTAGTGAAGTTTTTTTCCCCTGTAcaactttatgtttaattaataattgaaaattattgatgttacaatattttcattaccatatttatttattaactaaagGTTGATTATAAACTGACTcaagaatttttcattaaaaaaattcttaatactTTTGAgatattctataaatgtgtATGTGGTGTGTGGGTGTGCGCgtgtacacacatatatgttcTCAGCTTCCTTGTACTATCTTTCATCTACAGATCTTTGgaacaatttgaaattaaaaagcaattttattctctcgaactgtaaataattaaaaattcaggGATTTTGTCCAATTAGCTTCAAGggtgtaaatatatatgtatactatatatatatatattaaatatatagtaaaataataaatttaaatttaaaagacttaaaatagttaagattattaaattatagtaattatatcaatttttttcttagaaatttatacacacatacacacgattttatataaattgcatttattatttttattattaaaaatatttaaaattaaatgtgtgtGGTGTGCATGTgcgcgcatgtgtgtgtgtgtgtgtgtggtgtgtgtgtgtgtgtgtgtgtgtgtgtgtgtgtgtgtgtgtgtgtgttaaacagtcatgaaattttttttagaaagataCATCCTAAATTTATCAGGAAATCTATAGATGAAAGAATATGCAGAGAATTTGAGAAACTGTGTCTAAGAGTATATATGCTTACATGCGTGTAGCGAATTGAAGGGACGTATATGCGTGTGAGAAACATTTGTAATAggaacttttaaataatatttataccgaACGTTGTACTAAATACAGGTTCCTTTAATCAATTATGtagcatataataaatacatatattacacacatacgcgcgcgcgcacacgcgcgcgcgcgcccacacaccttcatataatatatgtatatatatatgcacatatatTTCAAGACGCGATATAGAATGCCATAACTATGAAAAGAAAGATGTCGGATGAGACATAATCGTGACagatatttaaacatttctcaTGCACataatatgacaaaaaattgaGCACGGATGCTTTGCGAGTTTCTTATATAACGAATCTTGAATGAAGTCTAGTGATGCATAAAACTAGTCATAGTAAAATAATCCGTAATCTGCTATTGTTAatccaattttaaatatagagtCATGTCAccttgtataaaataaaaagattattctgtgcaatgattataataagatCAAGAGTGGCAAGTGTTCTCCAATATTGGCGAAAAGTGGAGATAACGTAATTCTTGTAACGTTGATTTTCGGATACCAAAATGTTAATCTTTCTCGAAATTTTTATCGTAGAAGAATCGACAGCCCAAGGTTTATGAAGCTATTTGACCATTTTCGTCAATTCTATACATTATATGGACATctaatataatcatttaatttataattaaattaacaagttTTTAATCGTTTTGTTCGACGGAACATAACGCGCAACAAGGGagattgtattaattattgtattaatagaAAGTTTATCATAGACTTATTATTGCTTATTAATATGGCAATATCTTTTCTTCGTGTAAATGTATACGAAGTGCGGATACACGACGTAGATTAAATAGACATAAAAGGATCAAAATCAGTGAATTTGggatattattaatgatagcGTTATTACATAAGAAATACGAAGAATGTATCTTTTCATACGAGTATGACATAGACTTGTAATTGTAAAGTATTATTCGGCTACATGTATAATTGGATTTATAGTTCaatttcccccccccccccttaaGAAGAATGAATAGGAGAGAAAAGGATATCTTCTTTCtgaatttatgtaaataaatggcatatatgcatatatatgtagatataGCTTATGAGATAAatgcatatgtacatatatgcatataggaaaatatatgtattttatggaCATTCAGATGTAAAAACAatgattaaacaaaaaattggatattcaaaaaatttgagaGATTAACTCATTAAAGCCCATGCTTTCCTGCAATCTTTAAACTCTTATCTTTATTGCTGAATAAAGCAATATACTCTTTAGCATGGGAACTTAAaaactgtaataattaaaattataattgaacttaatgagttaatttaaaatcgaattataatcaatataaagaTAGTAATAATGCTGAACATCACTGAACATCATTTGAAGAATAAATGCTTCAAAACAGTCTTTCTCTTTGTGAAAATTATAAGttcttaattattgtaacaattttcGACGTTAAGTATCgttataattatcaaattctaataaagtctacttgaaattgaaaaataaaactttagcTGTTTAACCACGAATTTCGAAATACCATGAAATTGTTCGAATTTTGATCGCTTTACTCCTTTGAGATTTTCAGTAAAAGAATGATTtcaaattagtaaaaaaaagtgtattattaaaatattttctggtCATGCAGAATATTCTGTATATGAAAATTTccacataaattataataaacggTATTCTTAATTGAATTTGATAGCCAAAAGTGCAAtcttcaaattctataaagaATATTCTATTGTCACatttatcgaattttttatgtatcacACGcgcgcatattttttttatcttaacaatgtttcgtataaaattatCCAGAGTTCAGTATAGTCTACTATACTTGACTTTTGGACCTTAACCATAAATGTAACTGTATGTATGTGCATATTTTCTGTCCCTGAAAGATGGAAACGTATCATTCCATccataattctatattataacatgcattataaaatagaCATACGTACGATAGTCGTTTCTATCTTTATCATGTACATGTATCTGCAAATCGTTGACGAGACCTTGATGACACGATCTTTTCTGCGGTAATAtgtaattgattttttgtggacaatttaatacatattattgtgACCACTTTATTAAAAGAGTGAGTCATGTacagttaataaatataacgaaaTTTGGCTGTAACATCGCTAGAAAATGAAATACTATACTGGTATATAAGCGCAGTTCAATTTAGCTGAAACTTTATTTCAGCATTTTGAACTTAGGAAAAAGCTCTTCCTTTCCCTATATGGtactcttataaaattttttttgtaactctTTTATGTCTatcttttttgcaaaatgcGTACTTCGAATtaggtataaataaatatcgaagtgTTTAAATACACATGGTACATAAAGCAATTCATCTCtgacatattttgtaattgtgtCACAAAGTGCAGCTAAACAGACCGAGTTACTTAGAAACATTAACTCATTTTGTTATCGGCAATTTGAGCAGGTAACCATAGGAAagtgaattaaaagaaattccagcgtattatataaaactttatatatagatagaaataaataaaatttatagaataaataacgaaaaatgTGCGAGCGTTTAAATTTTACCGTATCGCtgcaaagtaaataaatttatctattctATTGCAATCCAGTCTTTTAGACATCTGTAGTACTTCTTGCAATGTTTTTAAGTtgtttttaacattgtttttgtatttattccATTACTGTCATCAAGTCATTAATCGCTTTATTGTATTTGAAACATGTGATAAATACATTTGTCCcgttatacttttttaaatgtaattttatacaaacgcaCAAGAGTAGCATTTGATTGAGAATTACCACTCTCTTGAATTAAGAAGAAACAAAGGCGATATTTGCaatatgtcatttttatttgttattaaagttttctggtgtgtgtgtgtgtgtgtgtgtgtgtgtgtgtgtgtgtgtgtgtgcgcgtgcgtgtgtgtgcgcgcgcgcgcgcgcgtgtatatgtacatacatatacactatAGTAGATTAATTGATACTGATATCTTTGCGCGTGTGTATTCCGTAATAGCTACAATTTTCTCTAATTTATACATGAAACGTTTGGTATCTTTCGAGGGTACAAGATGAAATCAGAATATCGACATCTAGACTATAATATCACAATAATTAACTGCGATTATGTTGGTATTGTTTCAGCTTTACACAATAGCGGCAATCATAGAAAATACAGAgatactaattatatttaattgttatcaaGTATTGGAATATATTCTTGGACTTATCTaaaacgaaaatataaaaaattgttcctTATTACTAATGTGCTCGCAGGAAGTGAGTGCCTTATGGTATAATTCACACGAGCATATTCTTGGCATATaagcacaattttttttaattttatcatggCATTTGCACCATTCAACTTAGATCAGCTAAAGCTCAAGTAGTTTTCTACAATAATGACTTGGTTTTGAACAAAAGTTGCTCAATGCGCTCGTTTCACAATTGATCCCAATACTGTTATCAGTATCAAAGACTCACCGATACTAACAAATgggatattttaaatatattaacgaACTCCACCTTTTGAATGCGCTATGAGCCACTGTAACGTAATATCAATATTGTCTTTTTCTTTACACGAAATACTGTAGCAACAGATTTCACGGTCCTGAATCGCAGATAAATTCCTAGAAGATATATTATCATCGATATACATAACCATAtatctacaaaatattacagCTAAGCATTATAACTCACATTCGTTCTATGAGCCCATTCTCATCCAGTGCATGAGGCAAATCCCTTTTATTACCCAGAACCAACACTGGTATCCCAGACAATTGTGGTTTATCCAACAAATTATGTAATTCGTTGCGGCTTGCCTCGATCTTCTCCGAATCGGCTGCATCTACCATGTAAACTATGGCGTTGACTCCTCTACAATATCTCTCCCACATAGATCTAAACCTTGGTTGACCGCCAATGTCCCATACTTTTATAGTGACATTGCCTTTGGTAATTTTACGCATGTTAAAGCCTACAGTCGGTATCATATCTTCGCTAAATTGTCCcgactaaatatataaaaaagaattatctttgttaatttgtctatatttaaagacatatatatatatatatttattatatatatatatatatatatatatatatatatatatatataaaactatcatTCATAATTCTGACAATACATGGATtacgatttttataattcaactTGACtgattgcaataaaattacaaaataattatgttaaaatttgacacaaatttattttttaatttatcgattcgtataaaatcaagaaaaaatataagttgtaTGCAGAAATAATTCAAGGTTTTACTATACGTTCGTGATATACTAACAATCTGAtattcgtttaaaaaaaatggaaagaaagccgagagagaaaagagaaagcgGGAAAGAAAAGACGAGAAATAAACGGCGATACTTGAATGACCGTCACAGTCGGTTGTGATTACGTATCGAATCGACAATTCTAGGTATGTTAAATGATTTGACATATAAGGGCGTATACTAGAACGGTGTACATTAACAGCGATGGAGTTATTTCGAAGGGGTTATTGGAATCTAACCAAGCATATTGCGAGTTTTGCAACACGCAGAGTATTGCAAATTCTTTCACGAGTCTCGTGTTTCACGTTGACACCTGATCGTCGTGGATGAGGATAACGCGCACGCGAGATAAATAGAGAGTTCCATGACTCACATACCGCTATGACATTCACAAAGGTAGTCTTTCCACTGTATTGCAGACCGACAAGAGTGAGTTCCATCTCTTCCTTCCAGAAAAGGGACTTGAACCAGTCCAAGATCCGATTGATGAGGGCCAACATATTGAGTCCTGTGCGGCCAAATCCAGCTCCGTCGCGAGGTTAAAGTCAAAACTCTTTCAAAATATACAGCCACTCGTACTTTTTGACGTATAGATCTCGCTGCATCCGCCGATTCGCCGTTAAGATACGTCAGACGGTCAGACCAATGTTCCCAGATGGAGAGACCATCAGACCAATTCCACGCGTGCGCAATAACGTGAGCATTAGCAGACGCGTGTCAAACTGTCAGACGACTGTCAGCAACaatgggtgctttccattGAAGTTCCAAATAGCGATTTTTCCGAATAGCGACTTgtccaaattttaattttgattttttgcgaaagataattaaatatgcaaacaaaataaaaaaacatgtaaaaattagCAAACGACTAGCAATCAAATAGcattttccaaattattgAAAGTGTAGgttttggtctgttctttctagctgcactgttgcactggtgcaataagttagaatgagaaaaatatacttgtcttactttaacttaattattgcaccagtgcaacagtgcagctagaaagaacagaccttttgttttttattcctgcactgctgtactagtgcaataagttagggccaccgcacaaactcttccataacgcgttacgttacgttaagtactccatacgaacctaagttgtacttaaaatttaacttaaatcaacgcacaaagaaatccttaaagcgggtcacacacactttccgtagaacgtaacagtaaggttttgaccaatcacgtacttgatttaGTCGCTTACTGTTACGGTCGTCCAATCCAACATgtcgaaaccttactgttacgttctacggaaagtgtgtgtAACCAgcttaacgtaagttcttaagttcttacgttaaagatttctttgtgcgttgatttaagttaaattttaagtacaacttaggttcgtatggagtacttaacgtaacgtaacgcgttatggaagagtttgtgcggtagcccttagaatgaaaaaaatatatttgtcttattttaacttattgcaccagtgcagcagtgcaggcataaaaaacaaaccttgTTAGTACGACAGCTGAATTCATACCGGTCATTATTGGGTCTCATTTGAACGATACACCGCTTTGACTATATAAGGCCTATTTTtaccaatgtagattaactttaatcttggatTAAgttactctttatctctttctaatttttggacctagaatgagataacaagtaaattaaaccaagattaaaattaatctacgttggtagaaataaACCTAAGTAAGATGCACCGTAGATTTATTAAGCTTTGTACACACGTGATACGTAAACGGTAAGTAGATCAACCAATCACAATCGAATGTTTCCCTTGATCTAATCTACTTTCTCAAGAATGCAAGATTGCAATTGGTCAATTCGCTCATCGTTTATCGTTGAAGAGCTTTCGGGTGTTCCTGGCTTAACACTTGGCAATCGAGAGTATTCGAGTGGTTCCTCTTGGAAAAACTTTGGCAGAtaggaaaatataattcttggACGTAATCGACGTATTCTGATTCGGAAATCCAACAGGGATTTctcaagaagaagaagaaaacgtATTCTGACGCGGTGACAGGGGCTTCTTGTGAAAGAATGTCGCATCAAACAGGAATCAAAGGTAATTATATGAGTTTTTCACGTACAACGTGGTGCAGTGCCGTGGCGAAGATTAATTGTAGCGAATCGATAAGGGTCTTTTCAacctgtaattgtcaatcttTTGATAACGTCGTaatgattaatttgttttagcTAATGATgcattgaaaaaattgtttgcgaAATGCCGTGACGGAAAAATACGAGTACTAAAGATTTCGATAGAGAATGGTAAGTTCAGGatgataataaacaatttttttgtcgaACCTTATAACAGTATGCGTTTGTTGCTACTATAAGATTTGGAGATCAAAGCACAGAGGAATGATATCTTTGATTCTATATAGTCTCACATTCTTTTTCAGAGGAATTGACTCCAGCAACTAGTTTGAAGCCAATTAACAAATGGCAAGATGATTATGATAAAATGATCAAACCACTGATTGTGGAGAATCAGCCAGCATATATCCTTTATAGATTGGACACAAAATCATCAGATTCTGGCTACGATTGGTTATTTATATCCTGGTCTCCCGATACAGCACCAGTGCGACAGAAAATGCTTTACGCTTCTACTAAGGCTACACTGAAGCAGGAATTTGGTACAGCATcaataaaagaagaattacATGGGACTGTTCCAGAAGATATTACATTAGATGGCTATTACAAGCACAAGAGAAATGATACAGCACCTGTACCCTTGACAACAGCAGAGGAAGAATTAGCTGAATTGAAAAAGACTACTGCGACTACTGACTATAGCATTGAAACGAGACATCAGACATTGAGTGGCGTGGCTTTCCCAGTAACAGATGAAGCTAAGCAAGCCATTACCGAATTGGGTAAAGGAATTCATGAATACATCcaattgaaaattgaattgGAAGAAGAAAAGATACATTTAGTCACAGCTTGCGATGTTTCATTGGATAAATTACCTACTAAAGTTCCATCTGATGCTGCTAGATATcatctttataatttcaaacatACTCATGAAGGTGATTACACAGAAAGCATAGGTAAGCGATAAGTAATGTATCACTATTTTGCGTGCcctaataaaagataattttttaatttctcttttcagtttttatatatagcatgCCAGGATATAGTTGCAGTATTAAAGAAAGAATGTTATATTCCTCGTGTAAAGCACCTCTACTTGACCTAATCCATTCTTTAGGAGTAACCATAACAAAAAAGGTTAGTggtagttttattattttaataattcactaCTTCGACTTGACTCTGAtccattttatgtaaatatttctctttattagtattgttttaagtttgagagttatatatttcaatca
It contains:
- the LOC118644232 gene encoding ADP-ribosylation factor-like protein 8B-A, yielding MLALINRILDWFKSLFWKEEMELTLVGLQYSGKTTFVNVIASGQFSEDMIPTVGFNMRKITKGNVTIKVWDIGGQPRFRSMWERYCRGVNAIVYMVDAADSEKIEASRNELHNLLDKPQLSGIPVLVLGNKRDLPHALDENGLIERMNLSAIQDREICCYSISCKEKDNIDITLQWLIAHSKGGVR
- the LOC105830750 gene encoding twinfilin isoform X1; this translates as MSHQTGIKANDALKKLFAKCRDGKIRVLKISIENEELTPATSLKPINKWQDDYDKMIKPLIVENQPAYILYRLDTKSSDSGYDWLFISWSPDTAPVRQKMLYASTKATLKQEFGTASIKEELHGTVPEDITLDGYYKHKRNDTAPVPLTTAEEELAELKKTTATTDYSIETRHQTLSGVAFPVTDEAKQAITELGKGIHEYIQLKIELEEEKIHLVTACDVSLDKLPTKVPSDAARYHLYNFKHTHEGDYTESIVFIYSMPGYSCSIKERMLYSSCKAPLLDLIHSLGVTITKKLEIAAGEELTEEFFQEELHPKISLHQPKFAKPKGPPNRGAKRITKIQELASSRQEN
- the LOC105830750 gene encoding twinfilin isoform X2 — its product is MSHQTGIKANDALKKLFAKCRDGKIRVLKISIENEELTPATSLKPINKWQDDYDKMIKPLIVENQPAYILYRLDTKSSDSGYDWLFISWSPDTAPVRQKMLYASTKATLKQEFGTASIKEELHGTVPEDITLDGYYKHKRNDTAPVPLTTAEEELAELKKTTATTDYSIETRHQTLSGVAFPVTDEAKQAITELGKGIHEYIQLKIELEEEKIHLVTACDVSLDKLPTKVPSDAARYHLYNFKHTHEGDYTESIVFIYSMPGYSCSIKERMLYSSCKAPLLDLIHSLGVTITKKLEVNSGEELADKLEDPPSIKDTAAITPATPSTPCALTQSIPEKKSKQKRSCVLS